Genomic segment of Oryzias melastigma strain HK-1 linkage group LG21, ASM292280v2, whole genome shotgun sequence:
GGTTCATCTAAGAGCcaccttttgtttttgatctgGTACATATTAGACCCATGTACAGAGGGGATCAGACGGTTGGGCACCcctcaaaaaatgtatattgtgcataaagaacccaaagaaatgttgaaaaatctTCTAAATCTTGAGATGAGACATTCTttgaatatgtaaaaaaaaggcttcattTCCATTATTTACCCTCTCAAaataacaaagcaaaacaatggTGTGTGCAAAATTTTGGGAAGAATTAGTACCTCGTACTGCTTGGCTTTTTGCAGTTTGAGGTATTGTCATCCATCCAAGACAAAAGTCTTTCAGTTCTTTCAGAATTCTGGGATGTCACTGCTCTTTTCAGGTCTATCTATAGATTTCAGTGATGTTAAGGTCAGGAGGGACATTTGACAGAATCCATTCTTCTAAATGTTTCCTGAGCCAGGGATGCTGGAGGTCATTTTGCAGGACTCTTCCTGTTTCTCCTGGGAGGTTGTGGTCCTGATGGAGGGTTGTCACGTTTCTGCATCTCCATGTTCTGGACACTACACTGTGCCATCTCATTGTACCTCTGGAGTAACAGTCAGGATTCAAAAGCCACCAGAACATAAAGATGGAGAAGTTTTCTGCACTCCTTTACTGGAGGTTTCTTGCTGATAGCCCATCATTTACACACATCTATTCCACTTGCACAAAAATTTGAAGTTGCTTCCTAATTGAACTGTTTGATTACATAGAAGCCTGATTTATTTACgtgttctcttttattttttgagcagTGTACTTCATGAGGATGTAAGCAGACTGGACAGACTGGACTCAAGAAACCGTCAAACCGCGCTTTGCTCATCGTAACAGTTCTCTTCAGTTTCTGGAAGTTTCTTTCATTTGCTTGTCCTGAACTGACTTATAAAGGACTGAAACGGACTAAACTCACTGGATGAATCAAGACATGGGCAAATATCCTCTAAAGCTGATGAGGTTAAAAGACCTGAGAAGTGTCCCAAACAGCAGCATTACTCACTGGAAGGGTTTGGTCTATAGTGACACAATAGCGTCACACAGTTGCAGAACAGGTGGAACCAATGACAGTAACGAGGACTGTCATTGGACACACCTGTTTATAACTCCACATGTCATTAGGATTCACTTGTGCTAACAGCAATGGGTCAAGAAAATAAAGagtgttaccatggaaacagaaTTGATGGACTTGAGTCAGTCAAATACTTCAGTAAACATCCAGCTGTAGATACATGAGCACCAGGTTTCATGAAGTGATCTCATTCCAGTGAAATGAAGGGACTGCTCACTGAAAACCAGAACATTTGTTAAAGAGTAGAACTTGGTGAGATTTttcatgatgtttttatttgatagaTGAATTCTTAATCCAGACACCCAAACTCAATGTGGTCTGGGGTGTTTGTTGTTGCTAAAACTGAAGGCggatgaaagaaaaacacttttttggccAGAGTCAGAGCTTCGATCATTTGCTTTGTTTCCATGGAGACAAAAAGCACTCGAAagccaaaaacaaagtttaaaaactgtattctGATTGTGTTTGGTTCCGCTCAGCACGAGTGGAActtgtggacaaaaaaaagtatccaTTCAGACAAAAAGAGCACAGAGTGGGGGCTCCTTAGGTCTGCTCCTGGGGGCTTTTTGGGAAGCAGCAGGCAATTGAACAGCAGATCGCATTGCTGACATTTACTGCAAAAGAATAGTGAGAACTTtattagaaaacagtttttagccaTGATTTCATATAAAACCGATAAAAACGAGTAAAAAACTACTCACGCATTTCTCAATCTCCAAACCGTCCTTGAAGAAGAGCATGTATGGTGTGACGCCATCCTCACGGTAGTCCAGCAGACCCACCATGCCCTCAGGGTTCATGGACTCACCCGTGTAAAACTGGGAACCagagagggatttttttttaaagtttttaaggaaaaataaaacattgacaAAAATCCCAATAAGtaaaagatcatttaaaaaaaaaaagattagaatcAAATTGTAGCGCTTAGATTAAATCGACTAAAGGATCGCATCTTCCAGCCCAAATTTATGTGGCATCATATCCCAAATAAGCTCTGAGTGGTTTTGATGACTTGGATTTTTAGGAGATTCTGATCACCTTTCCAAAATACAATTGAAACCGTCTAACTTTTACAAGCAAGTATTACATGCACTTTTTTCACAACTTGcataagacatttttaattatatctGACTGGTACAATGATTGTGTTTATGACTTGTAGCATGATGGGATACTGTTATCATACATGTTTGTAAGCAAATAAAAGATTAGAGTTTTAAGTAACTGCTATTACACACTTTCCAGTGTTGGTCAATTATGATTTCTCTTTACAAGACATTAAAATGCTACAGTAAATTTGAGCTAACCTGAAGAAACATTAAAGCACCTCTTTAATTGTTGTAAACTATGAAGAAATGCAGTTAGATTTCCAATCAGACAAAAGAAAGCCACTAGATGATGTGAAATTAACTGTGTTgggatattgggctatataaagaaaactggaTTAAGCTTTGAGAGTACATCCAACACTAATCCAATTAATGGAATCTATTGCTTTGTAAATACCTGGTAGTTCTTGATGTTTCCAACAACCCCCTTCACTGCCACTTGAGCTTCGGCCATGAATTTCTCCACTCTCCCTGGGTTGGTCTCTTGCAGCTTTGTCTTAATGCTGAACATGCAAAGCAAAGCTGTATTCTTCATGCTGTTTAAAGTGGTAAGatttaaatacataaagaaTAATACTCACGCCTTCAAGTAGTCTTTAATGTAAGCCAAGTACTGCTTCTTATCAAAGCCCGTCTCTTGTAGGCTGTGGTTGAGGACGATGTCCACCCCGGAAACGGTGCTCGACTCGTTGGCTTCAGTCGCCTCCTCAGCAGACGCATTGGCTCCAATTAGGGCGTCGTCAAATCCCTCTGTCCTGGTGACCGtctgaaagcaaaaaacagtgagaaaatgtcatcaaaaaCTAATAGAGGTGTAGTATAATGATACAGGTCAGAGTccacacagttttaaagtttcatcaatatgttttcactatgaaaatttaaagttatattcAATTGAAAGACTTGATAAAAAGTTCCACACAAACAAGTCGACACTTTTTCAGCAGTTTAATGTGATATTGCGTCATCTTCACTCACCTTTCCTTCAACTTCATAGAAGATATcggtttcttttattttgtaaatatcaGAGAACATCTCATCCcctacaaaaacagaaaaacagcttttatggAATGGTTACAAAGAAACGAATTGACAAAATTTTCCTCTTATTCTGGTTTCAATAAAGTGGAAATTAACTCGACCGCCAGGACATTTTCAAATGTGCCCATCCTgcgcatttcaaaataaaagctttttttcccttaacgcgttcatttatttttaaagcaaattttaagattaaagttgAATAGTTAGTTTTCTTTGCGACTTTAACAGCTTAAACAATTTCATACACATTAATCCTAAACTATAATTAAAGACCCGATTGTACCATCcttataaatgtaaaacttttacaCTCTCGGGAATCTAACTCCAACCTAAATACATCCGGATCTATAAAATAACCAGatcaatttgaaaaaatgctaaaacctgctaaatcaaagtaaattagcttaaagctaaatgTAGCCGAAAAGCTATAGACAAAAAAACTCCCGCACAACTCTTAACGCCAGGCCGCAGAGTTAAAATCCTGAGGCCCGATCATTATTAGCACGAAACTAACACTTTAGATCCGAAAAGataacatttctgttgttgaAAAGCGGTCCAAACCCTGTTGCGCAAAAGCCGGCTAACCGGCGGGGCGGATAACACTCCATAGTTTTTCGTTAGCATCGCTAACTTCTGAACACGATACACGAGTTAGCTAGCCACCATAAGCTAGTCTCCGCACTAACAACGTTACGTCTCAAACCGGCCTTTTAAACCGTAACATCACCAAACTTGAAGACAAAGAACTCCATTATATCGACTTACCAGTGATGAGGCACTTATAGATGATCATTTTGGCTGCTTCGGTGGTAGATCTTCCAGAGACAGAGACAAGGCCGACCGCCCCAAAAAGCTCAGGAGAGGAAAAAGACCGAGCATGCGCCTCGACACCGTATTTACATCCTGCTGACGTCACTGCGGACAGCTCGGACAGCCACGTACTTAGTTTACTGCCATTTAGAGACAGTGGCCAAAAGCGGTATTGCACCCtggtcttttttattaaatgtatatatttctcttgtagtttttagttatatttaaattcatttattttttttcattgtgaaaaACTATAATTATGTATTAAGAAGCTATATCTTACCgatattttcagtttaaaagctTATTGTGTTGGAGAACTTTTACAACATTTAATGAAAGCTAAATCATTcaacactgaaaacaaacattatttagcttttttgtaaagcaactttattaattttgaattttggtacaagcATCATCTCAACTTTGTAACCTCACTCTGTACACACAATGAAACGTCTGTAGTCTTTAAAGCAGAAACGTGGTTATCCTCGAGAGGGCAAATATGAATGTCAACCATTTGCTTAAAGAAACTCAAACCTTGGTGTCCTACTATAAAATGTAACCAGAGACTGCATCTGAAATGTGTAAGTGGTGAGAAACCtgctttctggaaaaaaaacaacaaaaaaaaaaaaaacattcttcttGCTGTGAAGAAACCCAGTACAGTAAAACTgaagcacaaaacacatttaaaaagaagttcatgtacaattttacacacaaaataaacttttgacaaataattaaatgacAAGTCAAAACAAAGCAACATTCCCCTAAAAGCCTCCTCCTCACTCTTTCCCATTTGAAGCTACAATGCAATATAGTTATTCTTCTGAATAAAAACGTGAAGATTGTGCTTTGGGAGAAAGATTGTGCTCTTCAACAGACTGAAGGGTGCTCCATGTTGTTCTTGGACTTTCAAAAGGCTACAATTGTCCACATTCTGTGATAACTAGCTTCTTAGAGGGAATCCCAGCTTTTGTACCCATCTCTCCCATCTGCTGCACCACATCCATGCCGTCTCGAACCCAGCCGAACGCCACGTGTTTGAAGTCCAGGTGTTCTGCTTTTTTCAGGGTTATAAAGAACTGGGAGTTGTTGGTGTCGCGTCCTCGATTCGCCATCGACAGGATCCCTGGACCCGTGTGGCGAACGTCAAAGTTCTCGTCCTCAAACGAGCTCCCATAGATGGACTTTCCTCCAGTGCCGTTGTTGTTTGTGATGTCACCCCCCTGGAACGGGAAGTGGAAAAAATGTGAGCGAAGCTGCAATCCTGCTCCGAGGGAACAGATCCAGTCTCCTTACCTGACACATGAAGTCTGGTATGATCCTGTGAAAGATGGAGTTCTGAAAGCCGAAGCCTTTCTCGCCGGTGCAGAGGGCTCTGAAGTTCTCAGCAGTCTTGGGAACAATGTGGGAGAAAAGCTCTATGGTGATGGAGCCCAGCGGCTTGCCGTCAACAGCTACTTTGAGGAACACTTGTGGGTTGGTCTCCCTAGAGTGCTCCTGGACTCTGGACATCTGTGGTGACGAGGCGCATGAAGCGTCACCGTCATCTTGACTCATGCGGCTCTGGCACTCGCAGAAGGTCTTTTTAAAGGTCTCTGCGATCTCTGGGGTTTTGAATTTGGCTGCCAGCTGCTCCACGACACCTTCAccatctgaaaagaaaaaaacaaacagaagaattAAAGAGACTCCAGGAGCAACAGAGATTCACCAACTAGCAAACCTGAGCTGCAGGTACCTGCGTAGTCTGTGGCGGTCCAGACCAAGGCGTTAGTAGAAGTATTCAGAGGCTTCAGCTCCATTCCCTGGATGATGGTATGGTTGGCACAAACCCTCAGGACCTGCTCTCTTCTCATCAGGATTCGATAGAAGCGTTTGTTGGGGTGAAAGAGGATTTTGAGGTCGCCGATGCCTCGCTCCTTCCACATGCTAGAGTCCCGGTCCCACCGGTAAAGCTTAGCCCGCTCCTTAAACAAGatctcctcatcttcctctccAGACTTTGTCTCCACCTGAAAggcagagattaaaaaaaaatatatatatatatatatattcattataAGAAGTCTTTTGCTTGTTGAGCTATTAATTGAATAACACACCATcttttcttaaacatttaattgcCCAAATCCGATTTTTAAAATAGTAGTCCGTCTGTCTTAATTTTGACATGTTGCTATGACTTCAGTTGGCCACTAGATGTCAGAAGGGacatgtgtgtttgcatgtgtgccTCACCTCAGGCAGAGACACTATAGGCTCAAAGTGAATGTCCACATTGGTAGGAGCCTCCTCTTCATCGCTTCCATCATCGGTCTTGGTTTTCGGCTCGCAGGGCGCCGCAGGCTTAAACACCATTGCTCCAGCATTGGCCCAGGAGAAATCAGAGTctatttgaatataaaaaaaaaataataatttggaataaaaaaaggtttatttggataatttcaagtaaaaaaaacattttaaaaaactaaccTTTGCTTCCAAATGCGAAGCCTTCTGTTGTCTTTGCCAAGTCAGCAAAAGAGAATCCAGTGAGTGAGTTAAAACCAAAGGTAGAGTCTGAAGCAACAAGAACAAAGTCATCACACATTAAACTGGTTTTCTCAGTTTTGTTTGCTGAAGCGTTTTCTCAACTTGAAAAGGGTTTATGATCTTGGAATGACTTCGGAGTCCCATCAATGCTCACAAAAAAATTTcaagcataaaacaaaaaagtataaaaataagtGAGtggacagaaaaaaggaaaaggataGATGAGGATCATTCAAGTCTTTCAAACAGACATTATTTCTGACCTTGAGCAGCTGATGCAGTGGTAGAAGTGTCCGCTACAGAACCAGGCTCTGGTTCTGAGCTCTTCTTGGTGGACAGGTCGATTGGAGAGCTGCTGCTTCGACTTCCTGTTGGCTGGTCTGCGGTCGGCTCCTCTGCTGCGGTTGTGGCGGCAGCTGCTTCTGGACAGCTGGATGCCGGGACCGAGCTCGGACcctgaggagctgcagctggacGGCTCCATCTTTTCTCAGCTTTCTTTGACTCACTGGCCTAAAACAAAGTAAACCAGTGTTACTCTTCAACgaaaatacatgttttcccCACTGAGCTGCTTGTGCACATTTGCCAAACGTCTTAaatataagagaaaaaaagtaatttaaataacTAGTCTTGTTTTTAAGGTCACACTTGTCccaagagctaaaaaaaaatatatacaaaaaaatacaaataaaaataaaattcaaaacaaaacaagcaaaaaaaaacctctcaaGAATCACAATCTTAAATTCAGGATCTTCCCGTTCTAATATCATGGagtctttcacagctctattcaaATATACAAAAGACTCTGTCACATAATTCCATCTGGacaaaaactgcaattattagtttctcctttatgatcaattttcaaacagttggcacttccatgaattaaaagggacttCATCCACATCACtgccaaatcagagtccctgattggtttaactttcaacacgtGTTCAATCGTTGTGTATTTTGTATCCAGAGCCTGAAAATGGCCGTAGCAATGCatgagttttgaatgcagaagcaaaaaaaagatggaCCTGCTGATGACTGAATTCATCTACAGTTTCATCTTAAcctgatgcagtttttttttttgcatccgTCTGTTCCTGCAGCTGAACACAGTTCACAGGGATATCTGGctcttcattttaatttagaaacaaagtcagtttattaaaaactggGACCTCTATGCACGGGTTTAGGTCCATTACCAGCTCGTGCTGTGCTTTGCGGACCTCTGTTTCAAAGTCTTCCGGCTTGTCGTGGTCGGTGTCGCTGTCAGAGGTGCTGAGGCCGCAGAAGAACGTGGGTGGAAGCTGCAG
This window contains:
- the tpt1 gene encoding translationally-controlled tumor protein homolog, which encodes MIIYKCLITGDEMFSDIYKIKETDIFYEVEGKTVTRTEGFDDALIGANASAEEATEANESSTVSGVDIVLNHSLQETGFDKKQYLAYIKDYLKAIKTKLQETNPGRVEKFMAEAQVAVKGVVGNIKNYQFYTGESMNPEGMVGLLDYREDGVTPYMLFFKDGLEIEKC